A segment of the Suncus etruscus isolate mSunEtr1 chromosome 7, mSunEtr1.pri.cur, whole genome shotgun sequence genome:
ACTAGTTGAGACATggttttgaggaagtttctggaaTCTAGTAGGCCCTTGTAAGGACACTTGGGCGGGGGACAGGggaacacccagtgacactcctggctatgcagtcagaaattgttcctggcttgggagaccatatggaatgccggtgatcgaacccaggtctgtcctgggtcagccacgtgcaagtcaaaagccctactgctgtgctatcactctggccccttgaaaggACACTTTCCCACTGAGGAGCCCCCTTTTTAAGACAGGACCATTAAAATTTGTCTCCATGGAGCAAATAGCAAGTTACTGCAGCACAAGGAACAAGGGCTTCCTCCCACCACCAGCATTCCACAGACCAGATATTCAGGCAAAGCCTGGATGGAATTGACCCCTTTGGACTCGGGGTCAGAGAAATATTAGTAATATtggatccgggtttgattccttttcattcttttggggccacagctggtgatgctcaaagtttatttctgactgttctcagaaaacactcctggtgggctcaggggctcctatgggatgcaagggatccaacccaggtcagctgtatgcaaaacaGAAGCCCTCCCCCACTGTCCTATTGTTTGGCCCATGCTCTGGTTCCTCCTGTAAGGAGCGAATCTAATGTCATTCCAATCGTGATGTAGTATGAGGGGCTGTTTGTCAACCAggctcccccacccacccacaccgaGCCTTGGGTCTCAACCCAAGGTCAGCAAGAAGATAGGAAGACCCAAAGCTCACCTCGGAAGGCCACCATGGTCCCATTGCGCAGGGTGGTGAGTGCGTCCACAGGGCGACCATCGCATAAATCTGTCCCATCTAGAAGCAAGCAAAGGGGGCTGTCACACAGGCAACCAGGGGACACTGGCTCTCTCCAGACCCCCAAAGTTTCATCCTGGCCACCCCCTGCTTCCCAAGGGCTCCATGGGATGATGGAGGAGGTGCATGTGTCACAGGGTTCTCTTTTTATCTGCCTATGTGACCATCTGTGGCACCCTGAGGAGGGATCTCGGCTAACACCCCAGAACCTGGCTCCATACCTGAAAGCAGGGAGTCAGCGCCCGTGCCCTGCTCAGGGTTACGCCCCATGAAGTCGCTGCCTGCAGCGCCTATGGGTGTCAGAACGGGGCCGCCGGGCACCAGGACGTGTGTGTTCTCGGTCATGGCCTCGGCCTCACTCCTGGGTGTGCTCCTCACAGGAGAGttgggggccaaagtggtgctgGTGGGAAGCAGGGCATTTGTGGTGGTGGACatggtggtggggttggtggtcgccatggtggtggtggtggtggtggtgggcgtGGTCTCTGCAGGAGCCTTGGTGGTCTTTGGTTTTCTCCCCCTGGGCCTCTTGGTTGTGGGGCGCTTCTTGGGGGGTTTGGTTGGCTTCTGGGGCTTGAGCGTTGTGGTCTCCGGCTCGGCAGCTGGGTCTTTAGGTGTGACTGTGGGTCCCTCCGGCTTTTTCGGGTCCACCGCAGGGTCTGCAGAAGTGGAGTCTGCAGGAGTGGGACCTGCAGGAAGCTTGGGGGTTGCTTCAGGGGGGTTATTGGGCCCTTCAGGGGCAGCTGGAGTGGGGCCCTTGGGGGTAGGTTCTGGTTCTTTGAGGGTGGTGAGTTCAGGTTTGAGACTGGGGTTGGTGGGTTCTGGGTCTTTGGGGGTGGTGGGCTCAGGCTTCAGAGTAGTGGGTTTGGGCTTCGGTGTGGTGGGTTCTGACTCTTTTGGGGTGGTGGGTTCAGCTTTAGGGGTGGTGGGCTCTGGTTCTTTGGGGGTTGTGGGCTCTGGCTCTTTGGGGGTGGTGGGCTCTGGTTTTGGAGTGGTTGGCTCTGCTTTGGGGGTGGTGGGCTCTGGTTCTTTGGGGGTGGTGGGCTCTGGTTTTGGGGTAGTGGGTTCTGGTTTTGGAGTGGTGGGCTCTGGTTCTTTGGGGGTGGTGGGCTCTGGTTTTGGGGTAGTGGGTTCTGGTTTTGGAGTGGTGGGCTCTGGTTCTTTGGGGGTGGTGGGCTCTGGTTTTGGAGTGGTTGGCTCTGGTTTTGGGGTGGTGGGCTCTGGTTTGGGCGTGGTAGGTTCTGGTTTTGGGGTGGTGGGCTCTGGTTCTTTGGGGGTAGTGGGCTCTGGTTTTGGGGTGGTGGGCTCTGGTTCTTTGGGGGTGGTAGGCTCTGGTTTTGGAGTGGTTGGCTCTGGTTTTGGGGTTGTGGGCTCTGATTCTTTGGGGGTAGTGGGTTCTGGTTTTGGGGTGGTGGGCTCTGGTTTGGGGGTGGTGGGCTCTGGTTCTTTGGGGGTGGTGGGCTCTGGTTTTGGGGTGGTGGGCTCTGGTTCTTTGGGGGTGGTAGGCTCTGGTTTTGGAGTGGTTGGCTCTGGTTTGGGGGTGGTAGGTTCTGGTTTTGGGGTGGTGGGCTCTGGTTCTTTGGGGGTGGTGGGCTCTGGTTTTGGAGTGGTTGGCTCTGGTTTGGGGGTGGTGGGCTCTGGTTCTTTGGGGGTGGTGGGCTCTGGTTTTGGGGTTGTGGGCTCTGGTTCTTTGGGGGTTGTGGGCTCTGGTTCTTTGGGGGTGGTGGGCTCTGGTTTTGGAGTGGTTGGCTCTGGTTTGGGGGTGGTGGGCTCTGGTTCTTTGGGGGTGGTGGGCTCTGGTTTTGGGGTTGTGGGCTCTGGTTCTTTGGGGGTGGTGGGCTCTGGTTTTGGGGTGGTGGGCTCTGGTTTTGGGGTAGTGGGCTCTGGTTCTTTGGGGGTGGTGGGCTCTGGTTTTGGGGTGGTGGGCTCTGGTTTTGGGGTTGTGGGCTCTGGTTCTTTGGGGGTGGTGGGCTCTGGTTTGGGGGTGGTGGGCTCTGGTTCTTTGGGTGTGGTTGGCTCTGGCTTGGGGGT
Coding sequences within it:
- the PRG4 gene encoding proteoglycan 4, which produces MEWKMLPMYLLLLISFFWIQQAASQDLSSCAGRCGEGYSRDATCNCDYNCQHYMECCPDFKKVCTVELSCKGRCFESFARGRECDCDDQCKKYGKCCPDYADFCEEAKDKKTPEKKPAPEPVGEEAGSGLDSVPPTPGKVMPPPPQATAGTPEDAKPPIAPDAERERSLTETTVETAESSSAKNQTSTSTKKTSAKEARSAEKNTPEGSTPPPPAPTEPVPEAETTVQPPEPTTPKPKPTTPKPEPTTPKEPEPTTPKPEPTTPKEPEPTTPKPEPTTPKPEPTTPKEPEPTTPKPEPTTPKPEPTTPKEPEPTTPKPEPTTPKEPEPTTPKPEPTTPKPEPTTPKEPEPTTPKEPEPTTPKPEPTTPKEPEPTTPKPEPTTPKPEPTTPKEPEPTTPKPEPTTPKPEPTTPKPEPTTPKEPEPTTPKPEPTTPKEPEPTTPKPEPTTPKPEPTTPKESEPTTPKPEPTTPKPEPTTPKEPEPTTPKPEPTTPKEPEPTTPKPEPTTPKPEPTTPKPEPTTPKPEPTTPKEPEPTTPKPEPTTPKPEPTTPKEPEPTTPKPEPTTPKPEPTTPKEPEPTTPKAEPTTPKPEPTTPKEPEPTTPKEPEPTTPKAEPTTPKESEPTTPKPKPTTLKPEPTTPKDPEPTNPSLKPELTTLKEPEPTPKGPTPAAPEGPNNPPEATPKLPAGPTPADSTSADPAVDPKKPEGPTVTPKDPAAEPETTTLKPQKPTKPPKKRPTTKRPRGRKPKTTKAPAETTPTTTTTTTMATTNPTTMSTTTNALLPTSTTLAPNSPVRSTPRSEAEAMTENTHVLVPGGPVLTPIGAAGSDFMGRNPEQGTGADSLLSDGTDLCDGRPVDALTTLRNGTMVAFRGHYFWMLRPFSPPSPPRRITEVWGIPSPIDTAFTRCNCEGKTYFFKDSQYWRFTNDVKDPGYPKQIVKGFGGLNGKIVAALSVARYKTRPESVYFFKRGGGIQQYTYKQEPVSKCPGRQPPINYSVYGQAAQVRRRRFERAIAPSRTHTISIHFSPARVTYQDKGFLHKEVKMNTMWRGFPSVVTSVISLPNLRRPDGYDYYAFSKDQYYNIDLPSRTARAVTTRSGQTLSKVWYNCP